The segment TGGGCACACTGCCCAATCAATTCACATAACATGGGAAAGAGGAAAGGAGCGTCTGTATGGGTACGTTGAATAATATATTCAACCTGAAGATACAAACCGTATCCGGTCCAGGTTCCATCAACTTTGGAAGCTCTCTGAATATAGGTGCCGAATCCAACCAAAAAGGAGTTGGGGGATCTGAGATTATCGGTGATTTCGGTCGAAGTTTCAATCTGGCGAGTAATCGCTCCATCGATCCGGACGTTATTGATCAGGTGTAGCTCCGGGTTGATCCTTCCTCAATAAAATGACATACCCGATCCTGGGCAGATAAGTTCTTTCCCGAAACAGTGGGGCAGGCGGGACTCTGCAGGGAGGATACCCATGGCGACGGTAAACAACATTAACAACCTGAAAATACAGAGCATTTCCGGTTCCGGCTCTGTTAATTTTGGCAATACCATCAATATCGGCGCTGAAAGCAACTACAAATCGGTAGGGGGATCTTCTGTCATCGGTGATTTGGGAAAGAATATGGATTTAGGTATTAACGAGGCCTACGATCCGGATATGGTGGATCAACCTTGATACGGATGTGATGGTATGTTCCGAATATACATTCATACGGTGAAGATACAAAATATAGCCGGTGTTGGCTCCCTCAATATCGGCAATACCTTTAACTTGGTAACATCACCGGACCGAACAGAAAAAGAAGAACGTCAAGAACTCGCTCCGTTACCTCCATCAGCGCCATCTGTTCCCCAACCCCAAGTTCCGAATGTAACCCCGACTGAAAAACATAAGTAGAAGGGTGGGGGTACATGGCCACCTCTTTTTTCTCATGGATGGCTGGATGATAGAGTGAAGGCATGGAAGGATTCAAAAATGTACGATTCGAGAGCCGGGAGCCCCGGCTTTTTTGTTCTTCCGTTTCCGAACATGCTACAATAACAGGTGAGTATCTCTATCGGAGGTGGCGGACATTGTTAAAAGAAGGTGATCTGGCACCGGATTTTACACTTCCGGCCAGTAGCGGTAAGTCTGTTTCCTTATCAGACTACCGCGGGAAAAATGTGATTTTGTACTTTTATCCGAAGGACCTTACACCGGGATGTACCACACAATCCTGTGACTTTCGGGATCATCAAGGGACCTTTTCAGATTTGGATACCGTCATTTTGGGAGTCAGTCTGGATGACTTGAAATCCCATGCCAAATTTATCGAGAAACACGGTCTGCCTTTTTTGCTGCTCAGTGATACAGAAGCAGAGGTTTCCAGAATGTACGACGTGTATAAAGAAAAAAATATGTTTGGCAAGAAAAAATGGGGGATTGAACGGTCTACCTTCATTATTGACCGGGAAGGGAAATTGGCAAAAATATATCGGAAGGTAAAAGTACAGGGGCATGTGGAAGATACCCTCGCCTTTGTCAAAGAACATCTGAATACTTAAAAGCCATCGGTGAGGTGAAGATCATCTTCACCTCACCGATGACTTGGGGAGGGATGATTTTGCCCGAAGATCACATGTATCGGTGGCCGGACTATTATGACTGGACATCAGAGGGCCTGGATGGGGACCTCTCTTATTATGCGGATCTAGCCATGAAAGTTGGGGGACCGGTATTGGAATTGGGATGTGGAACGGGTCGATGTACTCTGGGAATCGCCCGTCATGGCCTGGATGTGGTGGGGATCGACAGGGAATCTATCATGTTGCAACAGGCGGCTCGAAAAGCGGAAGCACTGGGATTGGCTCACTCTTGCCGCTGGATACAGGGAGATATGAGCCAGTTTGAACTGGATGAGCAGTATCCTCTGGTGGTGATTCCTTATCGTTCTTTTCTTCATTTGATGACCCCCCGGGAGCAGTTGGATACTCTGTCCTGTATTCACCGACATCTGAAGGATGACGGGATCCTGGCCTTTAACATTTTTGTGCCCCATGTCCGGCACATGACAGAAGAGGACGGGAAGTATTTATACCGTGGTTCTTTTCCCATTCCCGGTTCCGGAAGTCGAGTTGAGGTATATGACGGGCTACAGTTCGATCATTTTAACCAGCACGCTTTCGTGATCCGCTATTATGAGCGGTTTGACTCCCAGGGAAGGACGGAGGAACGATTGAGGACCCGGTTTTCTCTTCGGTACATTTATCCGGCGGAAATGGATCTTCTGCTCCGAAGTTCCGGATTTGAGGTTTGTAATCGTTATGGCGGATTTCAGAGGGAGCCTTTCGGCCCTGACAGTGATGAATTAATCATTGAAGCACGTAAAGCAGACTCTTTGTAACAGGAGGAGAGAAAATGACTGAAGTTGTTTCGTCGGCTAAAATAAGTGAAAAACACAGACAAGTACTTCAAAAACGGTATCCCGACATCCGTTTTTATTTTTTTGATCATATGAAAGAAGCTCTGACACGAGGGGAGTCAGCAGATATTCTGATTACTTTTGGTGAAGATTTGACAGAAGCGGATCTCCGACATTTTTCTTCCCTTAAATGGATCCAGGTTTTCAGTGCCGGTGTGGAACGGTTGCCTTTTCAGGCATTGCAATCAAGAAATATCATAGTGACCAATGCCCGGGGGATCCATGAAGTGCCGATGTCAGAATATGCCCTTGCTGTCATGCTGCAAGTTTTGCGTCGGGTCAACGAGTTGTACCTGGATCAAAGAAAAGCCCATTGGAACCGGGATTTCTGGATGGAGGAACTGGCAGGAAAGACAGTAAGTGTCATAGGTGCCGGGGCAATAGGAACCGGAATTGCCAAAAGGGCCCGGGCATTTGACGCTCATACAGTAGGTCTGAATACAACGGGAAAACCGGTTCCCTATTTTGATGAAACCGTATCGATTCGGGAATTGAGCGCCGTTTTATCCCGGTCTGACTTTGCCATTATTACTCTGCCCCTTACACCAGACACGAAAGGCTTGATCGGTAAAGCGGAATTGGAGGCTATGAAATCAACAGGTTGGCTGATTAATATGGGCAGAGGAGCTGTGCTTGACGAAGAAGCTTTGCAGTCCGCCCTGGATAAAAAAGAGATCGGCGGAGCAGTATTGGATGTCTTTACCCATGAGCCTTTACCAGAAGATCATCCTTTTTGGCAGATGGAAAATGTGATTTTGACTCCCCATATTTCCGGGCGGACTCCTTTGTACATGACACGGGCAATGAGGATTTTTCAACAGAATCTGGATGCCTATTTGTCAGGTTCCGGGGTGAGTGTGAACCGGGTTTCCTTGGAACGTGGTTATTAATCCTTTTGAAGCGAAAGGAGAGATGGGCATGGGTATGACTCCAAAGCCAAAACGGGTATCCACCCGTAAAATTTTGGATACTCTGGCGGAAATGTATCCAGATGCGCATTGTGAGTTAAACTTTAAAAACCCCTTTGAGTTACTGATTGCCACCATTTTGTCTGCTCAGTCAACAGACAAGCAGGTAAACATTGTTACAAAGTCCCTGTTTGAAAAACTTCCGGCACCGGAAAACTATGTTTCATTGACTGAAGAGGAATTGGCTACAGAAATTCGGGGGCTGGGTCTTTATCGGAACAAAAGCCGAAACATCCTACTAACTTGCAAAATTCTCGTGGATCAGTATGATGGTCAAGTGCCGCAGACGCGGAAACAATTGGAAGAGCTTCCGGGTGTGGGCAGAAAAACGGCGAATGTGGTACTCAGTAATGCATTTGGTGTCCCTGCACTGGCTGTGGACACGCATGTACAGAGAGTTTCCAATCGATTGGCACTGGCGGACAGTAAAAATCCTCTGGAAACAGAAAAACAGCTTAACAGAAAAGTTCCCCGGAAGGAATGGACGGATACCCATCACCGGTTGATCTGGCATGGCAGAAGAGTGTGTACGGCGCGCAATCCCAAGTGTCACCAATGTGAGCTCTTGTCATATTGTTGGTTTGGAAAAAACCAAGACCCATTGACAAAAAAGGCTACCGGGAAGTAGACTATTTATAGATATTCTAAAGAGATAATTATTTTGAGCGGCTAATGAAGTGAGGTGGTAGGAGATGGGGAATGCCCAATTGAATCGCGCAATCGAAAAACTAAAATCAACAGGGGTACGTATGACGCCTCAGCGCCATGCGATTTTGGAGTACTTGTTATCCACAATGGGCCATCCCACCGCCGATGCAATCTACAAAGCTTTGGAAGACCGCTTCCCTAATATGAGTGTGGCCACCGTATACAACAATCTTCGTGTGTTCAAGGAGGCAGGGTTGGTACGTGAATTGACCTATGGAGATGCCTCCAGTCGCTTTGATGCCAATATGGATGATCACTATCATATTATCTGCAGGGACTGTGGAAAAATTGTGGATTTTGAGTATCCACACCTGTTTCAGGTGGAGGAAGAGGCAGCAAAGAAAACAGGCTTTGTGGTGCACCATCATCGGATGGAAGTATATGGAGTATGTTCGGCTTGTTACCAAAAATCCGCATCCTCTTTATGATAGCGGAGCCCCGAGACCTTTCCGGGAAGCGAATTGATTGGATTGCCTTGGTGAAATGGATAAACATCTTGGGCTCTGCTGAAGCAGAGCCTTTCTACTCATGCATTGCCATAGAACGATAAAGGGACCGTCCGAAATGGGATCCGGTCCTTTTTTGTTCAACGGGAATCAGGTGATGTTCCGGGTTCTTTTTGACTCTCGTCATTCGGTGGTGCAAAGGCAGGGTCCAGTGTGAGTGTGGCCTGGCAGTACATACATTGATCTGTTTTCCCCAGAATTTTGGTGACTCTTTCACACTGGGGGCATTCCACTTGCACTGCTTGTGTGGACAAGGTACCTGCCCAGAAGTAGATACCTACACTGGAGCAGATCACGAGCAAACCAAGCAGAAAGAAAACAAACATGGCACTGGGCCAGAGGAAACCGAAGTACATGACGCCGATGCCCAGGAAAATGAGAAGCAGGCCTATCGTACGCAGTTTATTTAGCTTACTGGCAAAAAGCACAAGGGTTCCCCCTTTGATTATGAAAATGATGGTGACATGGTCGAGTCAACCGGATCTTCCGGTAGTATATCATGGATCAACCAGGTTGAAAAATTAAGCTTTTGGGAAGGATTCTTTTAGCAGCTGTCGAAAAGATGGGTGATAATCGATGGAGGGAATGTGTTGTTAATGGGGGAAAGCGGATGCAAAAGACCATTTTATCGGAACTGGAGAGACGATTCAGCCGAGATGCCGATGTTGCCGGAGCGTTAGCGATCCCTGCGCTGTCAGCCGGTCGTACTTCTTTGGAGGCGACGGATCTGGTTGTGATGGTGTTGTCCGATCGAGAGTTGGTGGATGATCTCGGTGCAACTTATATGATCCATCATTTCCGTATTAAAGAAGTATGGATGTCTTTTTCCCGGATAACGGTGGAAGTATTATCCGGTGAGCATCCCTGGGTGATTCACTGGTTGCTCGAAGGAGAACGGATATACGATCCGACACATAAAGTTCAGCAGCTCTGCTCCTATTTGGATGGATTTCCCGCAACGATACGTCATAAGAAAAACTGTATCGAATTCTCCAAATTACTGCGATACCATGTGGAAAGCAAAAGCTACCTGAAAGAAGGTTATAATCTGGATGCGTTTGTTTCCATCCAGCAATCGTTGCAGCACTGGGCACGCTTGGCGGTGAT is part of the Kroppenstedtia pulmonis genome and harbors:
- a CDS encoding DUF2614 family zinc ribbon-containing protein, which encodes MLFASKLNKLRTIGLLLIFLGIGVMYFGFLWPSAMFVFFLLGLLVICSSVGIYFWAGTLSTQAVQVECPQCERVTKILGKTDQCMYCQATLTLDPAFAPPNDESQKEPGTSPDSR
- a CDS encoding nucleotidyltransferase-like protein: MQKTILSELERRFSRDADVAGALAIPALSAGRTSLEATDLVVMVLSDRELVDDLGATYMIHHFRIKEVWMSFSRITVEVLSGEHPWVIHWLLEGERIYDPTHKVQQLCSYLDGFPATIRHKKNCIEFSKLLRYHVESKSYLKEGYNLDAFVSIQQSLQHWARLAVMDAGKYPQVHLWRQVRELDPGVYKLYKELLDSGESVEKRSRLVLLAAEYAVLSHMKRYCTYLFCLLEGEAWSVKELTQRLQRDQVEIDLGLLLDESVKRSHVEEISRHENALCEQRYRLLVRP
- the perR gene encoding peroxide-responsive transcriptional repressor PerR; protein product: MGNAQLNRAIEKLKSTGVRMTPQRHAILEYLLSTMGHPTADAIYKALEDRFPNMSVATVYNNLRVFKEAGLVRELTYGDASSRFDANMDDHYHIICRDCGKIVDFEYPHLFQVEEEAAKKTGFVVHHHRMEVYGVCSACYQKSASSL
- a CDS encoding D-2-hydroxyacid dehydrogenase; translated protein: MTEVVSSAKISEKHRQVLQKRYPDIRFYFFDHMKEALTRGESADILITFGEDLTEADLRHFSSLKWIQVFSAGVERLPFQALQSRNIIVTNARGIHEVPMSEYALAVMLQVLRRVNELYLDQRKAHWNRDFWMEELAGKTVSVIGAGAIGTGIAKRARAFDAHTVGLNTTGKPVPYFDETVSIRELSAVLSRSDFAIITLPLTPDTKGLIGKAELEAMKSTGWLINMGRGAVLDEEALQSALDKKEIGGAVLDVFTHEPLPEDHPFWQMENVILTPHISGRTPLYMTRAMRIFQQNLDAYLSGSGVSVNRVSLERGY
- a CDS encoding spore germination protein, whose amino-acid sequence is MGTLNNIFNLKIQTVSGPGSINFGSSLNIGAESNQKGVGGSEIIGDFGRSFNLASNRSIDPDVIDQV
- the nth gene encoding endonuclease III — encoded protein: MTPKPKRVSTRKILDTLAEMYPDAHCELNFKNPFELLIATILSAQSTDKQVNIVTKSLFEKLPAPENYVSLTEEELATEIRGLGLYRNKSRNILLTCKILVDQYDGQVPQTRKQLEELPGVGRKTANVVLSNAFGVPALAVDTHVQRVSNRLALADSKNPLETEKQLNRKVPRKEWTDTHHRLIWHGRRVCTARNPKCHQCELLSYCWFGKNQDPLTKKATGK
- a CDS encoding class I SAM-dependent methyltransferase; protein product: MPEDHMYRWPDYYDWTSEGLDGDLSYYADLAMKVGGPVLELGCGTGRCTLGIARHGLDVVGIDRESIMLQQAARKAEALGLAHSCRWIQGDMSQFELDEQYPLVVIPYRSFLHLMTPREQLDTLSCIHRHLKDDGILAFNIFVPHVRHMTEEDGKYLYRGSFPIPGSGSRVEVYDGLQFDHFNQHAFVIRYYERFDSQGRTEERLRTRFSLRYIYPAEMDLLLRSSGFEVCNRYGGFQREPFGPDSDELIIEARKADSL
- a CDS encoding spore germination protein — translated: MATVNNINNLKIQSISGSGSVNFGNTINIGAESNYKSVGGSSVIGDLGKNMDLGINEAYDPDMVDQP
- the bcp gene encoding thioredoxin-dependent thiol peroxidase, whose protein sequence is MLKEGDLAPDFTLPASSGKSVSLSDYRGKNVILYFYPKDLTPGCTTQSCDFRDHQGTFSDLDTVILGVSLDDLKSHAKFIEKHGLPFLLLSDTEAEVSRMYDVYKEKNMFGKKKWGIERSTFIIDREGKLAKIYRKVKVQGHVEDTLAFVKEHLNT